Within Falco cherrug isolate bFalChe1 chromosome 12, bFalChe1.pri, whole genome shotgun sequence, the genomic segment CTGCTGCCACGGGAGCACTGCAGCTCATCCCAGTCCCTGCACGTTCCCATGCTGTTTGTCTCccaagtgctgcagctgctgccggGCAGAAAAGTTCTTCTGCTTCAACTTGGCCCTTACCTGGAGcttttttagtgttttctttccacaaagTGTCTATCACTGAGGTATCTTTCCCAGAGGCAGACTAACAACTCATCCCTGGGAGCTTTTCTTGTGACTTGAGGCTAATTTATCTGtcaaaattctcatttcctCCATAGACCCATGAACCATTTCACTGCCCTTTCTATCTATAGACACAGATCCTAACCTCCTAACGAAGCTGCTCCTGTGCaaccttctcttccttttcatcttcctGTCTCCTCCTATCACCCCCTTGCctgagctgctctgccctggagGTTATTTTAGCTCATTATTTGCTAAGTTCCCTCTGTAATGGGACAAGACTGAGCTATTATTTTTTGGTGCCTGGTAGCGAATTTATTTGGAAGAGGACAGTAGCTCATTCCCTTAGTAACAGCTTGAATCACTGGCTATGTTACACCTGGAGGCAGTGTCAGAGTTCAGCATCAGTGAACCCCACCAGGTATATGCTGGACAATGAGGACTTCATCCCTTTGCAGCTCCAGACCACACCATCCCGATGCACTCAGATAACACGAGGGTAATTCTGCATTCATCCACTCTTGCCCTGCACCTGCTGGCTTTCCTTACCCTAAAGACctggtttgttttctccaaAGTATGGGAACATCATTTTGGCTTCTCTTTCTGTACCTCTGTTACTTCTACATTTTCATCTGCCACTTTCATATTATCCATAAATTTTATTAAACTGCTgttcctcctgcctcctcatCTGCCCAAGAGTTCAGAGGGTGTTACTAAGCTCAGGTCCTTCTGTGCTAAAccctctgcaaaggaaaaaggcacCCTTCCCCTCCAGGCTGTTTGACTGTGGGTCCAGTGGGGACCCCTGTGCATACACTGGGAGGGACAGGCCAGAGCTGACAGTTTTGCACCGTCACTGTTACTGCTGCTCTGCACGTCTGTGTCAGTGCGTGTGCAGAGCTGCACCACCTCTGCCCACATCAGTGCTTTAGTAGTTACTCCCAGCTCCCCCAACCTGCACGTGTGGACaggccacagctgcctgcacaccAGCTGCTTTGCACATCTGGGCATTTCTGTGAAGATGCGTGACTGTGCCTAGctcacagctctgcactgcCTGCATGGCAATGCATCTTCCCCTTCGTAGCCCCTCCAAAATGTGCCCCAAGTATCCATGAATTGTGCCAGAAAACGATGCTGGTGGGCTGCGTCAGCAACCCAAGGAAGGAACGGCTGAGGACAAGCTGTTCCTGAAGGTGGTGGCTTGGGTGTCTGGTGCCCGGATGGACAGCCCGCACTGCCCCAGTCACTGACTCATCTCTGCAGCAGCGGTACTGGTTTGTTCCTTTCTTGGTTCCTATGTTGTGCGTGGAAATACATAATAAAGTGTTACAGAAGTCGACCACGTTGAAGGCTGATGCTTGAGCGTCAGCCTCTCTGTGAAGCGCGAAGTGGCAGGACTATGCAGAGCTGGCCTCTGCTCAGGCTGAGCCCAGGGCAGAAATCACGACAGCCCAGGTTCCCTCCTGTGGCCATGGTTTTGGCTCACCAGCTAGTGTGGCAATGCCACCCCAGTCCCCAGATGCATGTACTTATTTCCTGATACACAACTCCCACCTCCAGATGCGCATGCATCTCCCTCTGCTTAAGGACAGGGAAGGCATAGCTGGTCCCCCTTACCACTGCTCTGTGAACCTAAGACCTTGCTGTGCCCCTGAAAGATGCTCGTGTGGAGCACGCAAACCTCCTGAATGTGTCAGTGCTGGCTGGTTTGTTTATAGAGAAGCTGTTTCGCCCTGTGGTGGGGCCGAGCCTTGAGCCTTgcggcagcagctgctgcctgcaacAAGCCTGGAACCAGTCTGCCTGCatacctgctgctgctcccgTCCACCAGCCTCAACCGTGGCccttccagcagctccctgggggGACACCCCTGGAGAAagcttctccttttctcctctgacGCCCTTGTACTCCCAGCTCTGCAAGCCAGATGCATTACCCCCCCATGCAAGCTGCCAGGCTCCTGCCCGCTTGCACTGGGGCTGCCTGGAGAAGGGTCAGAGGGGCGGCCATGGGACCTGGGCCCCCTGCATGCCAGAAAAACAGCCACATCTGCTCAGTTAAAGAATAAATGGGTGGGCCTCCCAGCACGGTCAAAGGAGACAAGCAACCCACCACTAGGCACTGCAGGACAAGAGCCAGCAAGATCCTGGATAAATAAGCCTGGGCAGCTGTTCTTTTAATCTCAAAATTTTAAGACATCGCTGAGACCAAAAGTAAAATAATGCATCTAGCAGTTCACGTGATTGAAAAGCCCAGAAAACACCCTCCAAAAGATaaccaaaatgcattttcccagCCCTCAGATTTGTCTCCTATCTTACCTGAAAGATATCGTGAATTTCCAAAAATTACAGCATATATTCCAATTTCACAGGTAACTGTTAACATGAGCCCAGAAGGCAAAACATGAGGCAGTGACTGCAAAAGTAAAGGTCGGTTTAGAAATACAGCATTGAAGAGTGAAAACTGGCTGACCACTGAAACAAGCCAGCAggttttcctcctgctcttcaTGACTTCAAATGGCACGTTCCCTCTCTGGAAGGTGCTTTAAGTCACTGGCCTGTATCACCTATCCAACACCTAACCCAGTCGTCCCCTTTGGTTTACATTCTGTGATGTGTATTATTTACTTTTGTACACACTGTGCTCTATAAATAGCTTAATGTGtagggaaagagaaaggcagttACAGTGACATGGGGGTTTGAAGGAGATTCAAGCATTAGCTGTGCGGCAgggctgcagaaatgctgtCGCTTCATGCTTTGAAGCATGACAGAGAGATTCCCGTGCTATCAGGGACGGTAATGAccaggctgtgccctgggaaATCTTCCCAGCTGGATGGTACCAGTCTTGTGAATCACTTACTAAGGAGCTGAAtgccactgctgctctctgcttttaACTCCAGCATGACCCACACAGGCATGACCGGCTACAGCAGAAACAGCTTGCAGTTACCTATGTCTCATGTGCTGTTTGTCGTACCACAAAGATGACAGGAATGCAAAAATTATAATGTGCGTATAACTCCACGGGTAGAGATACAGATGGGACTCTGTAATGGGTGCCAGGGGACAGGGCTGTCTCGCCCCAGCGCACGTGCCTGCCTGACGCCACAACTAGTGCTGCCAAGTTTgctcagctgtgctgagctgacATGGGAAAGGTAAGTGCCCTTCTAGCATGTCTTgctggagagggaaaagagagaagggaCATGGCGGGAAGTAACACTGGAGAGATATGCACAGAAACCCTGCAACGACACACCAGGGCTGCCTGCGCCACAGCAGGTGACAGATTTGATGCACAAGAGCACTCTATGCCACAGACCTGTCCTCTCACCGCTGCGGTTAACAACGTATGCATTTATGGTCCTTGAAAGCACATGCAAAAGAAGTTGCACCGCAGCTATGGGCTGGGGGTCTTCTCCCAGCACCACTGCTAGGATAGCCCCAACAAACcatcacaggcagcagcagggttaAATCATGTTTAATCACATCCTGGAGTGACACAACATTGAgggacagagcagggctgggtctGGTCTTGTGGGTCAGTGGGGCTGGTGCCTGAGATACCGTAGGAAGCACAAGGTCGGTCacctcttcccaccccaccaggcTGCCTGGACACAAAAGGCACATTCTCTTCATCTTCAGCGTccaagcagggctgggagagccgCAGAGGGTCCATTGTCCCTGCCTCATGCTGAGGCACCATGGATCTGGCTGCCTTCAGCCTCCATCACCACTCCGAgcctttctctcccctcctttccgctcctttcctcctgcccccagccacGTGGGGCCAACAGCCAAGGGAAAGTGGGAAAGAGCAGGAAggggatggaggcaggggggaCAGCAAATGCCGCAGCGGtggtggctgggctgcaggctcAGATGGAGAGGTGGGACTCCCGCTCCTCTTCCCCTGGCAGCTGCTCACTTGGCTGGATGTAATTGTCCTCAATGAAGCCATCATCATCCTCAGCTTGCAGGTCGGCAGCACCAGGCATGGGGTGTCTCTCGCAGGCCCCCCGGCCTGAGGAGACCCTGTCCCAGCCGCTGCCATCCTCCATCGGGCTGCCTCCGATCGAGCTGGTTTCGGGCAGCGGCCGGTGGCGGTAGCTGGCGAAGTTCTTGTGGAAGAGCTTGCATTTGGCACCCAGTGCAATCAGGATGGAGATGACAATTGCTGCCACCAGGAAGCCCACGAGGTACGGCCAgctccttccccccttcccgGCAGGTGGTGTGGTGGCTGCGGCACAGGAAAGGCACATCAGGGCATGGCCGCTCAGCCTGCAGCGTGTCTGGTGCTTCTCAGCAGCCAGCCACATGCGTGCTTGCAGCATGCAGCCAGCGCTGGATTGCTTTCGTTAGGAGCAATATAAATGCTCTTCACCAGAGTGTGTGAGCACTGTGGGGAAAACTGCCAGATGGCTGTCTGATACTGGTGTCCATCACCGTGGCGTCTGCGCTCCGTACGGCTTTGTGGCATCTGCGAACTTTTCTGTTGCAAAGCCAGCAAACACCTCCAGGTGGTGGCCACTCTCCCCACCAAGCCACCACTGGAGGCCACCCTTCCCACCAAGCCACTGCACCAGCGGTGGCCAGGCAGCCTGAGCACCTGGGactgtggggcagagcagggggtcTCTGCCTGCGGTCCCCTCTGGGGtagcaggggcaggagggagatAGACCTTACAGAGGCCGCTGCGGCTCCACAACTTACCGTTGCTGTGGGTCACTGGGATCTGCCGCGCCGTGCTGACCCCCCGAGGAAACCGCTGCTTCATCCGGCAGCCGAGGTCCCGGGGATGCAGGGCAGCGAgctcccggccccgcagccccgggggcgACGCGCAGGTCACCTGCACAGCTGGGAGACACATGGACTAAAGTGAGATGGGGGGTCTTtgcccatcccctccccagttTAGAGAAGACAATCCCCACTTTCTCCTGGGTTAAATGGGACACATTGCAAGgtgctcctggccctgccctgcagcctcaCTGGCCCTCAGGATATTGTAAGGCACAACCAAAGAAAAGATTCCCTGACCAGGGACCTATGTGTGACTGTGATGAGCAGGCTCTTTTTAACTGGATAATGCCAAATTCATGGATACTGATAGAAACCCCACTGTCGCAGGACTGCTCTTGCCTGGGAGCTGGGCTCAGAGGGTTGGCCTGATCCAGCTCCACTGGAAGAGCTGCCAAGTGGTCAGCAGCTCTTGAAAATGTGGTCACTCCACTTAGATATATATAGGTGAATTTAGGGGCTGAAGTGTATGTGCAGCCCCTTTCCCAGAGAAGTGGCTACATTATCCTGCTGCCATTCCTAGAAATCTTTGGTATGTTTGGCATGTAACTGCAAGCAAGGAACAGAGACATCACCTTTCAGTTTGCTGTCCCTCAGCAGGGTGGGAAAGGGTGGAGAACCATTTGAGAGcctgcccaggggctggagCGAAAGGATTGAGCCGGACATCTGCACCCAGGGTTCCTCCTGCCCAACACCTCTCCTGCCACCTACTGCCATCTGCTCACCTTGCCTGCGCTGTagccactgctgcagagggTATGCGGTGCAGTTGCAGCCCCAGGGGTTCCCTTCCAGCCGGACCTGTGGGACTGCCTCCATCAGCTCCAGGCTCAAAGCGTCCACAGAGACCAGCACATTGTGCTGTAGGTCCAGATGGAAAAGAGCCTTCAGCGGCAGGAAGAAAGGGACCTCAAGCTCTTGCAGACTGTTGTTTCTTAGGAGCAGTGTGTGC encodes:
- the C12H1orf210 gene encoding type III endosome membrane protein TEMP, whose translation is MAPACLLGICSLLGAWSVVMGHPCSLDHQGRADCSRKSLLHSPSSLPSNITSLDLSFNSLVMPRHRTLLMHFPSLRSLNLSSNALLVLSPAVFSNLEALRLLDLSSCSIAYLHTDSFKGLGNLHTLLLRNNSLQELEVPFFLPLKALFHLDLQHNVLVSVDALSLELMEAVPQVRLEGNPWGCNCTAYPLQQWLQRRQAVQVTCASPPGLRGRELAALHPRDLGCRMKQRFPRGVSTARQIPVTHSNATTPPAGKGGRSWPYLVGFLVAAIVISILIALGAKCKLFHKNFASYRHRPLPETSSIGGSPMEDGSGWDRVSSGRGACERHPMPGAADLQAEDDDGFIEDNYIQPSEQLPGEEERESHLSI